The proteins below come from a single Phocoena sinus isolate mPhoSin1 chromosome 2, mPhoSin1.pri, whole genome shotgun sequence genomic window:
- the CD276 gene encoding CD276 antigen isoform X1 yields the protein MLCGPGSTGVRVATALGVLWFCLAGAAVEVRIPEDPVVALVGTDATLRCSFSPEPGFSLTQLNLIWQLTDTKQLVHSFAEGRDQGSAYANRTALFPDQLAQGNASLRLQRVHVADEGSFTCFLNIRDFGSGRAAVSLQVAAPYSKPSMTLEPNKDLRPGDTVTITCSSYRGYPKAEVFWQDGQGAPLTGNVTTSQTAKEQGLFDVRSVLRVVLGANGTYSCLVRNPVLQQDAHGSVTITPHRNPTGAVEVQVPEDPVVALVGTDATLRCSFLPEPGFSLAQLNLIWQLTDTKQLVHSFAEGRDQGSAYANRTALFPDLLAQGNASLRLQRVRVADEGSFTCFVSIRDFGSAAVSLQVAAPYSKPSMTLEPNKDLRPGDTVTITCSSYRGYPEAEVFWQDGQGAPLTGNVTTSQMANEQGLFDVRSVLRVVLGANGTYSCLVRNPVLQQDAHGSVTITGQPMTFPPEALWVTVGLSVCLVALLVALAFVCWRKIKQSCEEENAGAEDQDGDGEGSKTALRPLKHSESKEAFIITLKSTCSLVTASAHILRT from the exons ATGCTGTGTGGACCGGGCAGCACGGGTGTGCGTGTGGCCACTGCCCTGGGAGTGCTGTGGTTCTGCCTTGCAG GCGCCGCAGTGGAAGTCCGGATCCCTGAAGACCCCGTGGTGGCCCTCGTGGGCACTGACGCCACCCTGCGCTGCTCCTTCTCTCCCGAGCCCGGCTTCAGCCTGACACAGCTCAACCTCATCTGGCAGCTGACAGACACCAAACAGCTGGTGCACAGCTTCGCCGAGGGCCGCGACCAGGGCAGCGCCTATGCCAATCGCACTGCTCTCTTCCCAGACCAGCTGGCTCAGGGCAACGCATCCCTGAGGCTGCAGCGCGTGCACGTGGCTGATGAGGGCAGTTTCACCTGCTTTCTGAACATCCGGGACTTTGGCAGCGGCAGAGCTGCGGTCAGCCTGCAGGTGGCAG ccccctaCTCAAAGCCCAGCATGACCCTGGAGCCCAACAAGGACCTGAGGCCCGGGGACACGGTGACCATCACGTGCTCCAGCTACCGGGGCTACCCCAAGGCCGAAGTGTTCTGGCAGGATGGGCAGGGTGCGCCCTTGACCGGCAACGTAACCACGTCGCAGACGGCTAAGGAGCAGGGCTTGTTCGACGTGCGCAGTGTCCTGAGGGTGGTGTTGGGCGCTAATGGCACCTACAGCTGCCTGGTGCGCAACCCCGTCCTGCAGCAGGACGCTCATGGCTCTGTCACCATCACACCGCATAGAAACCccacag GCGCTGTGGAAGTCCAGGTTCCCGAAGACCCCGTGGTAGCCCTCGTGGGCACTGACGCCACCCTGCGCTGCTCTTTCTTGCCCGAGCCCGGCTTCAGCCTGGCACAGCTCAACCTCATCTGGCAGCTGACAGACACCAAACAGCTGGTGCACAGCTTCGCCGAGGGCCGCGACCAGGGCAGCGCCTATGCCAATCGCACTGCGCTCTTCCCAGACCTGCTGGCTCAGGGCAACGCGTCCCTGAGGCTGCAGCGCGTGCGCGTGGCTGATGAGGGCAGCTTCACCTGCTTCGTGAGCATCCGGGACTTCGGCAGCGCCGCGGTCAGCCTGCAGGTGGCAG CCCCCTACTCAAAGCCCAGCATGACCCTGGAGCCCAACAAGGACCTGCGGCCCGGGGACACGGTGACCATCACGTGCTCCAGCTACCGGGGCTACCCCGAGGCCGAAGTGTTCTGGCAGGATGGGCAGGGTGCGCCCTTGACCGGCAACGTAACCACGTCGCAGATGGCTAACGAGCAGGGCTTGTTCGACGTGCGCAGTGTCCTGAGGGTGGTGTTGGGCGCTAATGGCACCTACAGCTGCCTGGTGCGCAACCCCGTCCTGCAGCAGGACGCTCATGGCTCTGTCACCATCACAG gGCAGCCCATGACATTCCCCCCTGAGGCCCTGTGGGTGACCGTGGGGCTCTCTGTCTGTCTCGTCGCACTGTTGGTGGCCCTGGCCTTCGTGTGCTGGAGAAAGATCAAACAGAGCTGTGAGGAAGAGAACGCAG GCGCTGAGGACCAGGATGGGGATGGAGAAGGATCTAAGACGG CCCTGCGGCCTCTGAAACACTCTGAAAGCAAAGAAG CTTTCATAATTACTTTGAAGTCCACGTGCTCACTGGTGACAGCTTCAGCACACATTCTGAGAACCTGA
- the CD276 gene encoding CD276 antigen isoform X2 has protein sequence MLCGPGSTGVRVATALGVLWFCLAGAAVEVRIPEDPVVALVGTDATLRCSFSPEPGFSLTQLNLIWQLTDTKQLVHSFAEGRDQGSAYANRTALFPDQLAQGNASLRLQRVHVADEGSFTCFLNIRDFGSGRAAVSLQVAAPYSKPSMTLEPNKDLRPGDTVTITCSSYRGYPKAEVFWQDGQGAPLTGNVTTSQTAKEQGLFDVRSVLRVVLGANGTYSCLVRNPVLQQDAHGSVTITPHRNPTGAVEVQVPEDPVVALVGTDATLRCSFLPEPGFSLAQLNLIWQLTDTKQLVHSFAEGRDQGSAYANRTALFPDLLAQGNASLRLQRVRVADEGSFTCFVSIRDFGSAAVSLQVAAPYSKPSMTLEPNKDLRPGDTVTITCSSYRGYPEAEVFWQDGQGAPLTGNVTTSQMANEQGLFDVRSVLRVVLGANGTYSCLVRNPVLQQDAHGSVTITGQPMTFPPEALWVTVGLSVCLVALLVALAFVCWRKIKQSCEEENAGAEDQDGDGEGSKTALRPLKHSESKEDDGPEIA, from the exons ATGCTGTGTGGACCGGGCAGCACGGGTGTGCGTGTGGCCACTGCCCTGGGAGTGCTGTGGTTCTGCCTTGCAG GCGCCGCAGTGGAAGTCCGGATCCCTGAAGACCCCGTGGTGGCCCTCGTGGGCACTGACGCCACCCTGCGCTGCTCCTTCTCTCCCGAGCCCGGCTTCAGCCTGACACAGCTCAACCTCATCTGGCAGCTGACAGACACCAAACAGCTGGTGCACAGCTTCGCCGAGGGCCGCGACCAGGGCAGCGCCTATGCCAATCGCACTGCTCTCTTCCCAGACCAGCTGGCTCAGGGCAACGCATCCCTGAGGCTGCAGCGCGTGCACGTGGCTGATGAGGGCAGTTTCACCTGCTTTCTGAACATCCGGGACTTTGGCAGCGGCAGAGCTGCGGTCAGCCTGCAGGTGGCAG ccccctaCTCAAAGCCCAGCATGACCCTGGAGCCCAACAAGGACCTGAGGCCCGGGGACACGGTGACCATCACGTGCTCCAGCTACCGGGGCTACCCCAAGGCCGAAGTGTTCTGGCAGGATGGGCAGGGTGCGCCCTTGACCGGCAACGTAACCACGTCGCAGACGGCTAAGGAGCAGGGCTTGTTCGACGTGCGCAGTGTCCTGAGGGTGGTGTTGGGCGCTAATGGCACCTACAGCTGCCTGGTGCGCAACCCCGTCCTGCAGCAGGACGCTCATGGCTCTGTCACCATCACACCGCATAGAAACCccacag GCGCTGTGGAAGTCCAGGTTCCCGAAGACCCCGTGGTAGCCCTCGTGGGCACTGACGCCACCCTGCGCTGCTCTTTCTTGCCCGAGCCCGGCTTCAGCCTGGCACAGCTCAACCTCATCTGGCAGCTGACAGACACCAAACAGCTGGTGCACAGCTTCGCCGAGGGCCGCGACCAGGGCAGCGCCTATGCCAATCGCACTGCGCTCTTCCCAGACCTGCTGGCTCAGGGCAACGCGTCCCTGAGGCTGCAGCGCGTGCGCGTGGCTGATGAGGGCAGCTTCACCTGCTTCGTGAGCATCCGGGACTTCGGCAGCGCCGCGGTCAGCCTGCAGGTGGCAG CCCCCTACTCAAAGCCCAGCATGACCCTGGAGCCCAACAAGGACCTGCGGCCCGGGGACACGGTGACCATCACGTGCTCCAGCTACCGGGGCTACCCCGAGGCCGAAGTGTTCTGGCAGGATGGGCAGGGTGCGCCCTTGACCGGCAACGTAACCACGTCGCAGATGGCTAACGAGCAGGGCTTGTTCGACGTGCGCAGTGTCCTGAGGGTGGTGTTGGGCGCTAATGGCACCTACAGCTGCCTGGTGCGCAACCCCGTCCTGCAGCAGGACGCTCATGGCTCTGTCACCATCACAG gGCAGCCCATGACATTCCCCCCTGAGGCCCTGTGGGTGACCGTGGGGCTCTCTGTCTGTCTCGTCGCACTGTTGGTGGCCCTGGCCTTCGTGTGCTGGAGAAAGATCAAACAGAGCTGTGAGGAAGAGAACGCAG GCGCTGAGGACCAGGATGGGGATGGAGAAGGATCTAAGACGG CCCTGCGGCCTCTGAAACACTCTGAAAGCAAAGAAG ATGATGGACCAGAAATAGCCTGA